The following are encoded together in the Nitratidesulfovibrio sp. SRB-5 genome:
- a CDS encoding glycine betaine ABC transporter substrate-binding protein: MKKILLMTMAVLLLATQAVAAPAPMATDGKPVRLAYVEWDCATASTHLAKAVIEDKLGRKVEVLPVSAAAMWMAVATGDVDGMVTAWLPVTHGDYLKKVDGKVKDLGPLVGGARLGWAVPDYVPLKSIEELKANADKFKGKVIGIDPGSGLMKLSEKAMQEYGLNKLTLVEGSGATMTAALDDAIRRKEWIVVTAWSPHWMFGRWKLHYLEDPKKVLGEEERIHTVVRNGLDKDMPEIYAFLDRFRYADANQLETLMAWNQEKGADLMGNARRFMKEHPELVKEWRGQ, translated from the coding sequence ATGAAGAAGATACTGCTGATGACCATGGCGGTCCTGCTGCTGGCAACGCAGGCCGTTGCGGCCCCTGCGCCCATGGCAACGGACGGCAAGCCCGTACGCCTTGCCTACGTGGAATGGGATTGCGCCACGGCCAGTACCCATCTGGCCAAGGCGGTGATCGAGGACAAGCTGGGCCGCAAGGTGGAGGTGCTGCCCGTCAGCGCCGCTGCCATGTGGATGGCCGTGGCCACGGGCGACGTGGACGGCATGGTCACCGCATGGCTGCCCGTGACCCACGGCGACTACCTGAAGAAGGTGGACGGCAAGGTGAAGGATCTTGGCCCGCTGGTGGGCGGGGCGCGCCTTGGCTGGGCCGTGCCCGATTACGTGCCGCTGAAGTCCATCGAGGAACTGAAGGCCAATGCGGACAAGTTCAAGGGCAAGGTCATCGGCATCGACCCCGGTTCCGGCCTGATGAAGCTTTCCGAAAAGGCCATGCAGGAATACGGCCTGAACAAGCTGACCCTGGTGGAGGGCAGCGGGGCCACCATGACCGCCGCGCTGGATGACGCCATCCGCCGCAAGGAATGGATCGTGGTCACCGCTTGGTCGCCGCACTGGATGTTCGGCCGCTGGAAGCTGCACTATCTGGAAGATCCCAAGAAGGTGTTGGGCGAAGAGGAGCGCATTCATACAGTGGTGCGCAACGGCCTGGACAAGGACATGCCCGAGATCTACGCCTTTCTCGACCGCTTCCGCTATGCCGACGCCAACCAGCTGGAAACGCTGATGGCCTGGAATCAGGAAAAGGGCGCCGACCTCATGGGCAACGCCCGGCGGTTCATGAAGGAACACCCCGAACTGGTCAAGGAGTGGCGGGGCCAGTAG
- a CDS encoding SEL1-like repeat protein, which yields MNTARRIAARFRPSPVSQISNRQRSPRRAAHLALVALLAAGLLLGGCKPPKKGTAGLPERPTYIREATDQETSAPDAGTSATGTTGATKPDTGAATADAVANTAQPAVPDLVVAPDSMASNRQPEPVPQPQSRAAAPVGELVELSDGTSVEAPTRPQDQFAFAMALLQGADGQPDPARAATWLEKSADQDFGPAQDVLARLYLDGTGVRKDEAKAFALAMSAAEQDIINAQALVGVLYTYGRGTRRDFMQGEKWLSLAAERGHPQACDLLAEYHRKGLAGPENQEEAFRWTERAAALGVVRARFWLGVHYRYGMGTPRDDAKALHLLREAADAGNPDAMGLVAEMLYRGQGSEPDMAGSVRYFQMGAKAGDLHSLLNLGILHHEGTGVPKDYPRSLQLFGQCAEGGHPRCMTLLGSMLAEGEGAEADMVTAHSWLTRAVLFGDGDAASVAAEVQQRMTPDQLVHSKNMAAQWMQAHPQFQPGVPAQLEPEASTAVPQAARQEASQSAPGASADTGTTDMTATPQGSSNATAPVTQTDKTGKTGTTTAAPAKKKGTKAAKGARTTN from the coding sequence ATGAACACAGCCCGCCGCATCGCCGCGCGTTTTCGTCCGTCCCCTGTTTCGCAAATCTCCAACCGGCAGCGCTCCCCGCGCCGCGCGGCACACCTGGCGCTTGTCGCCCTGTTGGCGGCGGGCCTGCTGCTGGGCGGATGCAAGCCCCCCAAAAAGGGGACGGCGGGCCTGCCGGAACGCCCCACCTACATCCGCGAGGCCACGGACCAGGAAACTTCCGCGCCCGATGCGGGCACGAGCGCCACGGGCACGACAGGCGCCACCAAGCCGGATACCGGCGCCGCCACGGCTGATGCCGTTGCCAACACCGCGCAGCCTGCCGTCCCCGATCTTGTGGTCGCCCCTGACAGCATGGCCAGCAACCGCCAGCCCGAACCCGTGCCGCAACCGCAGAGCCGCGCTGCCGCCCCCGTGGGCGAACTGGTGGAGCTTTCCGACGGCACCAGCGTGGAAGCCCCCACTCGCCCGCAGGACCAGTTTGCCTTTGCCATGGCCCTGTTGCAGGGGGCCGACGGCCAGCCCGATCCGGCCCGGGCCGCAACGTGGCTGGAAAAGTCCGCCGATCAGGACTTCGGCCCCGCGCAGGACGTGCTGGCGCGCCTGTACCTGGACGGCACCGGCGTGCGCAAGGACGAGGCCAAGGCCTTTGCGCTGGCCATGTCCGCCGCCGAGCAGGACATCATCAACGCGCAGGCCCTGGTGGGCGTGTTGTACACTTATGGGCGCGGCACCCGGCGCGACTTCATGCAGGGCGAGAAATGGCTCTCGCTGGCGGCGGAGCGGGGCCACCCGCAAGCGTGCGACCTGCTGGCCGAATACCACCGCAAGGGGTTGGCCGGGCCGGAGAACCAGGAAGAAGCCTTTCGCTGGACGGAACGCGCCGCCGCCCTTGGGGTGGTGCGCGCACGCTTCTGGCTGGGCGTGCACTACCGCTACGGCATGGGCACCCCGCGCGACGACGCCAAGGCCCTGCACCTGCTGCGCGAAGCCGCCGACGCGGGCAACCCCGACGCCATGGGGCTGGTGGCCGAAATGCTTTACCGGGGCCAGGGAAGCGAGCCGGACATGGCTGGCTCCGTGCGCTACTTCCAGATGGGCGCCAAGGCGGGCGACCTGCACTCGCTGCTCAACCTGGGCATCCTGCATCACGAGGGTACAGGCGTGCCCAAGGACTACCCGCGCAGCCTGCAACTGTTCGGCCAATGCGCCGAGGGCGGCCACCCGCGCTGCATGACCTTGCTGGGCAGCATGCTGGCGGAAGGGGAAGGAGCCGAGGCGGACATGGTCACCGCCCATTCCTGGCTGACCCGTGCCGTGCTGTTCGGCGATGGCGACGCGGCTTCGGTGGCAGCCGAGGTGCAGCAACGCATGACGCCCGACCAGTTGGTGCATTCCAAGAACATGGCCGCGCAGTGGATGCAGGCCCACCCGCAGTTCCAGCCCGGCGTGCCCGCGCAACTCGAACCGGAAGCATCCACGGCGGTTCCGCAGGCCGCGCGACAGGAAGCCTCGCAATCCGCACCGGGAGCAAGCGCCGACACCGGCACGACGGACATGACCGCCACACCGCAGGGCTCCTCCAACGCGACGGCCCCTGTTACCCAGACCGACAAGACCGGCAAGACGGGCACCACCACTGCGGCCCCGGCGAAGAAGAAAGGCACCAAGGCCGCCAAGGGCGCCCGCACCACCAACTGA
- a CDS encoding 4Fe-4S double cluster binding domain-containing protein, whose product MAMDSFSLRQAALRWGASLFGVADLDRLRTLPTQPENLLDGWTRAISLGVRLADPVLDDIVDGPTPLYAHHYRAVNTRLDDTALRLALLIQEAGGRALPLPASQALDSEACTSMISHKAVAVAAGLGWQGKSLLTISPLYGPRIRLCTVLTDLPLQPGHPLMNRCGNCTRCADACPAGAIKGTALPNEPGAHYQSRDEALHFERCRTLLQGDFAKRPLIGHSVCGVCVKVCPWGARGKGVLHGRDDVPMTMMDDQFTLFPQSS is encoded by the coding sequence ATGGCCATGGACAGTTTTTCCTTGCGACAAGCGGCGTTACGATGGGGGGCGAGCCTGTTCGGCGTGGCCGACCTGGACCGTCTGCGCACCCTGCCCACCCAGCCGGAAAACCTGCTGGACGGGTGGACCCGGGCCATCAGCCTGGGGGTACGCCTAGCGGACCCGGTGCTGGACGACATCGTGGACGGCCCCACCCCGCTCTACGCCCACCATTACCGGGCCGTGAACACCCGACTGGACGATACCGCCCTGCGTCTGGCCCTGCTGATCCAGGAAGCGGGCGGACGCGCCCTGCCGCTGCCCGCCTCGCAGGCGCTGGATTCCGAGGCCTGCACCAGCATGATCTCGCACAAGGCGGTGGCCGTGGCCGCCGGGCTTGGCTGGCAGGGCAAGAGCCTGCTGACCATTTCGCCGCTGTACGGCCCGCGCATCCGCCTGTGCACGGTGCTCACCGATCTGCCCCTGCAACCGGGCCACCCGCTGATGAACCGCTGCGGCAACTGTACCCGCTGCGCCGATGCCTGCCCCGCCGGAGCCATCAAGGGGACGGCGCTGCCCAACGAACCGGGCGCGCACTATCAAAGCCGCGACGAGGCCCTGCACTTCGAGCGCTGCCGCACCCTGTTGCAAGGGGACTTCGCCAAACGCCCGCTCATCGGGCATTCGGTATGCGGGGTGTGCGTCAAGGTGTGCCCGTGGGGTGCGCGGGGCAAGGGCGTGCTGCACGGGCGCGACGACGTGCCCATGACCATGATGGACGACCAGTTCACCCTGTTTCCGCAGTCGTCCTGA
- a CDS encoding rhodanese-like domain-containing protein produces the protein MVRSITPRELDDVLCGEERMLLLDVRRRSERDLHPEAIPGSQWRDPAMADTWLPSIPEGTSAVVYCAGGGEASRGIQSRLTARGVAARYLEGGLAAWQRQHGGEHGEQGGPAVRAGEGCAHAPLRGEPGGHIPAGGESGLHRPAANGQLPMGTSEAGGHEHARGGRPGAVGGAAGRSSGEGGGVR, from the coding sequence ATGGTCCGCTCCATCACCCCTCGCGAACTCGACGATGTCCTGTGCGGCGAAGAGCGCATGCTGCTGCTCGACGTGCGCAGACGGAGCGAACGCGACCTGCACCCGGAGGCCATTCCCGGTTCGCAGTGGCGCGACCCGGCCATGGCGGACACGTGGCTGCCCTCCATTCCCGAGGGCACCAGCGCCGTGGTGTATTGCGCGGGCGGGGGAGAGGCCAGCCGGGGCATCCAGTCGCGCCTGACGGCGCGCGGAGTGGCCGCGCGCTACCTTGAAGGCGGGCTGGCCGCCTGGCAACGGCAACACGGCGGCGAACACGGCGAGCAGGGCGGCCCCGCCGTACGGGCGGGGGAAGGCTGTGCCCATGCTCCGTTGCGCGGTGAACCCGGCGGGCACATTCCCGCTGGCGGCGAAAGCGGCCTGCACCGCCCGGCGGCCAACGGCCAACTGCCCATGGGCACCAGCGAGGCAGGCGGGCACGAACACGCGCGCGGGGGACGGCCCGGGGCGGTCGGCGGCGCGGCAGGCCGCAGCAGTGGCGAGGGCGGCGGAGTTCGCTGA
- a CDS encoding glycine betaine/L-proline ABC transporter ATP-binding protein — translation MAKIEIRDLTKIFGPGPEKALTMVRAGKPKDEIYKRTRHAVGVNRATFEVDEGEIVVVMGLSGSGKSTLVRCLNRLIEPTDGTVRIDGTDVTTLSVKELRALRQRTFGMVFQNFALFPHRTVLENAEYGLEVMGATKATRRDKAAEALARVGLAGWEAARPGQLSGGMQQRVGLARALALDPDILLMDEAFSALDPLIRRDMQDELLRLQDDVRKTIVFISHDLDEALKIGDRIVLMRDGAVVQVGTPEDILTSPADDYVARFVADVDIARVLTAGTVMKRSEAVAVLGVDGPRTALRKMRNHAIATLFVLDRNHKLVGLVTADDIAEHLAGGERDLAAIMRTDFSTVSTDTPASELIPLMAGLPHPLAVTDERGRLAGVIVRGLLLGALAERGGNA, via the coding sequence ATGGCGAAGATAGAAATCCGCGACCTGACCAAGATATTCGGCCCGGGGCCGGAAAAGGCGCTGACCATGGTCCGCGCCGGCAAGCCCAAGGACGAGATATACAAGCGCACCAGGCACGCCGTGGGCGTCAACCGCGCCACCTTCGAGGTGGACGAGGGCGAGATAGTGGTGGTCATGGGCCTTTCCGGCAGCGGCAAATCCACCCTGGTGCGCTGTCTGAACCGGCTCATCGAACCCACCGACGGCACGGTGCGCATCGACGGCACCGACGTGACCACCCTTTCGGTGAAGGAACTGCGCGCCCTGCGCCAGCGCACCTTCGGCATGGTGTTTCAGAATTTTGCCCTTTTTCCGCACCGCACCGTGCTTGAAAACGCCGAATACGGGCTGGAGGTGATGGGGGCAACCAAGGCCACCCGGCGCGACAAGGCGGCCGAGGCCCTGGCCCGCGTGGGCCTGGCCGGGTGGGAAGCGGCCCGGCCCGGCCAGCTTTCCGGCGGCATGCAGCAGCGCGTGGGCCTGGCCCGCGCCCTTGCGCTGGACCCGGACATCCTGCTGATGGACGAGGCCTTCAGCGCGCTGGACCCCCTGATCCGGCGCGACATGCAGGACGAGTTGCTGCGCCTTCAGGACGACGTGCGCAAGACCATCGTGTTCATCAGCCATGACCTGGACGAGGCGCTGAAGATCGGAGACCGCATCGTGCTCATGCGCGACGGGGCCGTGGTGCAGGTGGGCACGCCGGAAGACATCCTGACCAGCCCGGCGGACGACTACGTGGCCCGCTTCGTGGCCGATGTGGACATTGCCCGCGTGCTCACGGCGGGCACGGTGATGAAGCGGTCCGAGGCGGTGGCGGTGCTGGGCGTGGACGGCCCGCGCACGGCCCTGCGCAAGATGCGCAACCACGCCATCGCCACCCTGTTCGTGCTTGACCGCAACCACAAGCTGGTGGGGCTGGTCACCGCCGACGACATCGCCGAGCACCTGGCGGGCGGCGAGCGCGACCTTGCGGCCATCATGCGCACCGACTTCAGCACGGTATCTACGGATACTCCCGCCTCCGAACTCATTCCCCTCATGGCCGGGCTGCCGCACCCGCTGGCCGTCACCGACGAGCGCGGGCGGCTGGCCGGGGTCATCGTGCGCGGGCTGCTGCTGGGTGCGCTGGCCGAACGGGGAGGGAACGCCTGA
- a CDS encoding ABC transporter permease, translating to MTGAFPRIPLGQWLEAAIDFLVTHLAPATRAFSAVTESGLNLLEAGLDALPPPLVIAFVGLVAWRVTRKKGLGAFAVAGLALVWNMGLWQATMSTLALVLVATLLAVLVGIPLGIAAAMSDRARAVVMPVLDVMQTMPAFVYLIPAIPFFGLGKVAAVFATVIFAMPPAIRFTCLGIRQVPAELVECAEAFGTGRFQRLVKLELPLAAPTMLAGVNQTVMLALSMVVIAAMIGARGLGGEVWKAIQRLEMGNGFEAGIGIVIVAICLDRILQHVGKRVGS from the coding sequence ATGACGGGCGCCTTTCCGCGCATTCCCCTCGGGCAGTGGCTGGAAGCGGCCATCGACTTTCTGGTTACCCACCTGGCCCCGGCCACGCGGGCCTTTTCCGCCGTGACCGAAAGCGGCCTGAACCTGCTGGAGGCGGGGCTGGACGCGCTGCCCCCGCCGCTGGTCATCGCCTTCGTGGGGCTGGTGGCGTGGCGGGTTACCCGCAAAAAGGGGCTTGGCGCATTTGCCGTGGCCGGGCTGGCCCTGGTCTGGAACATGGGCCTGTGGCAGGCCACCATGAGCACCCTTGCGCTGGTGCTGGTGGCCACCCTGCTGGCGGTGCTGGTGGGCATTCCGCTGGGCATTGCCGCCGCCATGAGCGACCGGGCCCGCGCCGTGGTCATGCCCGTGCTGGACGTGATGCAGACCATGCCCGCCTTCGTCTACCTGATTCCCGCCATCCCCTTCTTTGGCCTTGGCAAGGTGGCCGCCGTGTTCGCCACGGTGATCTTTGCCATGCCGCCCGCCATCCGCTTCACGTGTCTCGGCATCCGGCAGGTGCCCGCAGAGCTGGTGGAATGCGCCGAGGCCTTCGGCACAGGGCGCTTCCAGCGGCTGGTGAAGCTGGAACTGCCCCTGGCCGCGCCCACCATGCTGGCGGGCGTGAACCAGACGGTCATGCTGGCCCTGTCCATGGTGGTCATTGCCGCCATGATCGGCGCGCGGGGCCTTGGCGGCGAAGTGTGGAAGGCCATCCAGCGGCTGGAAATGGGCAACGGCTTCGAAGCGGGCATAGGCATCGTCATCGTGGCCATCTGCCTTGACCGCATATTGCAACATGTGGGGAAGCGGGTGGGGAGCTAG
- a CDS encoding class I SAM-dependent methyltransferase produces the protein MKPTERDLAMLRGAEFRSSYRFSLSCSDQTATRFDYILQRVAGKSVLHVGCADHAELLEKKMRDGTWLHGCITGVAARCLGVDVNEHAVAELNTRYGCDNVAVLDMFSQDERLAGWWDYIVLGEVLEHMDDPVGFLRRLRETYAGRAGAVIITVPNAFFYKNFKLALRGQEVINTDHRYWFTPYTLAKVLTVAGFEVRDVRSTQDSSLKFMPNFTWALLRHVPLLRSNVVATAAFETGR, from the coding sequence GTGAAACCGACAGAGCGCGATCTTGCCATGCTGCGGGGGGCCGAATTCCGCAGCAGCTACAGGTTTTCCCTGAGCTGTTCCGACCAGACGGCCACCCGGTTCGACTACATACTGCAGCGGGTGGCGGGAAAAAGTGTCCTGCACGTGGGGTGCGCCGACCACGCGGAACTGCTGGAAAAAAAGATGCGCGATGGCACGTGGCTGCACGGCTGCATCACCGGCGTGGCCGCGCGCTGCCTTGGCGTGGACGTGAACGAACACGCTGTTGCGGAACTGAACACCCGCTACGGGTGCGACAACGTGGCCGTACTGGACATGTTCTCGCAGGACGAACGGCTGGCCGGATGGTGGGACTACATCGTGCTTGGCGAGGTGCTGGAGCACATGGACGACCCGGTGGGGTTCTTGCGCAGGCTGCGCGAAACCTACGCGGGACGCGCCGGGGCAGTGATCATCACGGTACCCAACGCCTTTTTCTACAAGAATTTCAAGTTGGCGTTGCGTGGGCAAGAGGTGATCAACACCGATCACCGCTACTGGTTCACGCCCTATACGCTGGCCAAGGTTCTGACCGTGGCCGGTTTCGAGGTGCGGGATGTCCGTTCCACGCAGGATTCCAGCCTGAAGTTCATGCCCAACTTCACCTGGGCGCTGCTGCGCCATGTGCCCCTGCTGCGCAGCAACGTGGTGGCCACGGCGGCATTCGAAACCGGCAGATAG